DNA from Candidatus Poribacteria bacterium:
CGCGGAAACCGGGTTAAACAACGGAGGACTTGTAGATGCCGAGGCGTGGAAATATCAGCAAACGGGATGTGAACCCCGATGCAGTTCATAACAGTAAGTTAGTGTCAAAATTCATCAACAGTCTCATGTTGGATGGGAAGAAAAGTACCGCGCAATCAATCCTTTATGAGAGCTTTCAGATTATCGAATCTCGAACGAATGAAGATGGCTTCGCCGTGTTCCGTCAAGCGATCAACAACGTTAAACCGGTGTTGGAAATTAGGCCACGGCGTGTAGGTAGTCAGACTTACCAAGTTCCCGTTGATGTAAAGGCAGAACGGAAACAGCGATTGGCTTTTAGTTGGATTATCCAATCTGCTCGCGAGCGTGGTGAAAGACGAATGGCAGAACGCCTCGCAGGCGAGATACTTGAAGCATCGCGTAACGAAGGCGGCGCAATCCGCAGGAAAATGGATCAACATCGAATGGCAGAAGCCAATCGAGCTTTCGCGCATTACCGATGGTAAAAACGTGATCGGGGCTTATAACCGAAACGTAAATAGACAATAAGGAGCCGCTTGATCGTGGCAGATAAAAAAAATAACAACTCACAACGCTTAGAACTGCCCCACATGCGAAATATCGGCATCATGGCGCATATTGATGCCGGAAAGACTACTGTAACCGAACGCATTCTGTACTATACCGGTAGACTCTATCGGATCGGCGACGTAGACGACGGCACCACGGCTATGGACTGGATGGTGCAAGAGCAAGAGCGCGGCATCACGATTACTGCCGCTGCCACGACTTGCCAGTGGAAAGAACACTCTATCAATATCATTGATACACCGGGGCATATTGATTTTACCGTTGAAGTCGAACGCTCACTCCGTGTGCTTGACGGAGCAGTCGCAGTTTTCTGCGCAGTTGGTGGCGTTGAACCCCAATCCGAAACCGTTTGGAGACAAGCGGATAAATACGACATACCCCGAATCGCATTCGTCAATAAAATGGATCGGACCGGTGCCGACTTCTTCCGCACTGTTGAAATGATGGAAGAACGCCTCGGTGCTACTGCAATCCCGGTGCAACTTCCTATCGGTTCAGCAGAACAGTTCACAGGAATCGTAGACCTCATTTCCATGAAGGGACAAGTCTGGAACTTAGAGAAAGACGCTGGCGACGGTACTGTTATTCAAGAAACAGACATCCCCAAGGAAATGGAGGAAATGGCAAATGACTATCGCGATCGTATGTTAGAGGCTATCGCTGATTACGATGACGAACTCTTTATGAAATACGTAGATGGTATTGAAATTTCGCCCGAAGAAATTAAAGTGGGAATACGGAACGCTGTAATTGCTGGCAAAGCTGTCCCAATTCTATGCGGAACCGCTTTAAAAAATAAAGGCGTTCAACCCCTTTTAGACGCGATTGTCTCCTATCTACCAGCTCCTACTGACGTGCCACCAGTAACAGGATTTAACCCAAAGACTGAAGAAAAGGAAACACGTTCGCCGAATGACAATGAGCCGTTCTGTGCTTTGGCATTCAAGATTATGACCGATCCACACGTTGGCAAACTCACTTATCTCCGTGTATATTCTGGTGTTCTCAAGAAAGGGGATACGGTCTATAACAGTAAAACTCGAAAGCACGAACGGATCGGGCGATTGATGCAGATGCACGCGAATAAGCGGGAAGAACATCAAGCAGTCTACGCAGGCGACATCGCTGCGGTAATCGGACTAAAAGACCTCTCAACGGGTGATACACTCTGTGATCCGAAGTCGCATATTACGCTGGAAACTATGGTGTTTCCGCTTCCGGTGATGTCTATCGCAGTTGAACCGCGAACACAGTCGGATATCGATAAACTGAACCTTGCGCTCTCAAAACTCGCTGAAGAAGATCCGACCTTTAAAGTACATCAAGACAGCGAAACGGGACAAACGTTGCTGTCCGGCATGGGGGAACTTCACCTCGAAATCATTGTTGATAGACTCGTGCGTGAGTTCAATGTCTCAGCGAATGTTGGCAATCCGCAGGTTGCCTATCGAGAAACAATTCTTAAACCGGTCAAATCTGTGGGGCGTTTCGTCCGTCAGTCTGGTGGTAGAGGTCAATTCGGTCATGTCGTGATTGAGGTTGAACCCCTTGAAAAAGGGACTGGCTTTGAATTCATCGATGAAACCAAAGGTGGTGTCATTCCACAGGAGTACATCCCAGCCGTACAGAAAGGCATTGAAAATGCGATGAATGTAGGTGTTCTTGCTGGCTATCCCGTTGTCGATGTAGCCGTAAGACTGGTTGATGGTTCACATCACGCTGTAGATTCATCAGAAATGGCGTTCTCTATCGCCGGTTCAATGGCGTTTAAGGACGCAATGAAGCAAGCCTCACCAATACTTCTTGAACCGATTATGGACGTTGAGGTCATCGTCCCTGACGAATATCTCGGCAAAGTGATAGCAGATTTAAATTCGCGGCGTGCGCAGATACGTAATACAGAAACGCAAGCGAAATCACGTATTCAAGTTATTAGTGTTGATGTGCCTCTCTCGGAAATGTTTGGGTACGTC
Protein-coding regions in this window:
- the fusA gene encoding elongation factor G, yielding MADKKNNNSQRLELPHMRNIGIMAHIDAGKTTVTERILYYTGRLYRIGDVDDGTTAMDWMVQEQERGITITAAATTCQWKEHSINIIDTPGHIDFTVEVERSLRVLDGAVAVFCAVGGVEPQSETVWRQADKYDIPRIAFVNKMDRTGADFFRTVEMMEERLGATAIPVQLPIGSAEQFTGIVDLISMKGQVWNLEKDAGDGTVIQETDIPKEMEEMANDYRDRMLEAIADYDDELFMKYVDGIEISPEEIKVGIRNAVIAGKAVPILCGTALKNKGVQPLLDAIVSYLPAPTDVPPVTGFNPKTEEKETRSPNDNEPFCALAFKIMTDPHVGKLTYLRVYSGVLKKGDTVYNSKTRKHERIGRLMQMHANKREEHQAVYAGDIAAVIGLKDLSTGDTLCDPKSHITLETMVFPLPVMSIAVEPRTQSDIDKLNLALSKLAEEDPTFKVHQDSETGQTLLSGMGELHLEIIVDRLVREFNVSANVGNPQVAYRETILKPVKSVGRFVRQSGGRGQFGHVVIEVEPLEKGTGFEFIDETKGGVIPQEYIPAVQKGIENAMNVGVLAGYPVVDVAVRLVDGSHHAVDSSEMAFSIAGSMAFKDAMKQASPILLEPIMDVEVIVPDEYLGKVIADLNSRRAQIRNTETQAKSRIQVISVDVPLSEMFGYVKTLRSLTQGRANYAMEFSHYNEVPTSVMEDLISSANR
- the rpsG gene encoding 30S ribosomal protein S7; this encodes MPRRGNISKRDVNPDAVHNSKLVSKFINSLMLDGKKSTAQSILYESFQIIESRTNEDGFAVFRQAINNVKPVLEIRPRRVGSQTYQVPVDVKAERKQRLAFSWIIQSARERGERRMAERLAGEILEASRNEGGAIRRKMDQHRMAEANRAFAHYRW